Proteins from one Desmodus rotundus isolate HL8 chromosome 9, HLdesRot8A.1, whole genome shotgun sequence genomic window:
- the MYADML2 gene encoding myeloid-associated differentiation marker-like protein 2 — MGSTLEPPGGGYLHLGAVTSPVGTARMLQLAFGCTTFSLVAHRGGFAGVQGTFCMAAWGFCFTLSTLVVACEFTRLHGCLRLSWGNFTAAFAMLATLLSATAAVIYPLYFTRLQCPPEPEGCAARDFRLAASVFAGLLFLAYATEVALTRARPGQVASYMATVSGLLKIVQAFVACIIFGALVHDSRYGRFVATQWCVAVYSLCFLATVAVVALSVMGHTGGLGCPFDRVVVVYTFLAVLLYLSAAVIWPVFCFDPKYGEPGRPPDCPRGSCPWDSQLVVATFTYVNLLLYVADLAYSQRIRFVPTL; from the coding sequence ATGGGCAGCACGCTGGAGCCCCCCGGGGGCGGATACCTGCACCTGGGCGCTGTGACCTCTCCAGTGGGCACGGCCCGCATGCTGCAGCTGGCCTTCGGCTGCACCACCTTCAGCCTGGTGGCCCACCGCGGCGGCTTTGCAGGCGTCCAGGGCACCTTCTGCATGGCTGCCTGGGGCTTCTGCTTCACCCTCTCGACCCTGGTGGTGGCCTGCGAGTTCACCCGGCTGCACGGCTGCCTGCGCCTCTCCTGGGGCAACTTCACAGCGGCCTTTGCCATGCTGGCCACGCTGCTGTCCGCCACGGCCGCCGTCATCTACCCGCTGTACTTCACCCGGCTGCAGTGCCCCCCTGAGCCCGAGGGCTGTGCGGCCAGGGACTTCCGCCTGGCGGCCAGCGTCTTCGCcgggctcctcttcctggcctATGCCACGGAGGTGGCCCTGACCCGGGCCCGGCCCGGCCAGGTGGCCAGCTACATGGCCACGGTGTCCGGGCTCCTCAAGATCGTCCAGGCCTTCGTGGCCTGCATCATCTTCGGGGCCCTGGTCCATGACAGCCGCTACGGGCGCTTCGTGGCCACCCAGTGGTGCGTGGCCGTCTACAGCCTGTGCTTCCTGGCCACGGTGGCCGTGGTGGCTCTTAGCGTGATGGGCCACACGGGCGGCCTGGGCTGCCCCTTCGACCGCGTGGTGGTGGTGTACACCTTCCTGGCTGTGCTCCTGTACCTCAGCGCTGCCGTCATCTGGCCCGTCTTCTGTTTCGACCCCAAGTATGGCGAGCCTGGGCGGCCCCCCGACTGCCCTCGGGGCAGCTGCCCCTGGGACAGCCAGCTGGTGGTGGCCACCTTCACCTACGTCAACCTGCTCCTCTACGTCGCCGACCTCGCCTACTCCCAGAGGATCCGCTTCGTGCCCACCCTGTAG
- the NOTUM gene encoding palmitoleoyl-protein carboxylesterase NOTUM produces MGRGVRVLLLLGLLHWAGGGEGRKTWRRRGQQPPPQPSPQRAEAAPAAGQPVESFPLDFTAVEGNMDSFMAQVKSLAQSLYPCSAQQLNEELRLHLLLNTSVTCNDGSPAGYYLKESKGSRRWLLFLEGGWYCFNRENCDSRYTTMRRLMSSSDWPRTRTGTGILSSQPEENPHWWNANMVFIPYCSSDVWSGASPKSDKNGYAFMGALIVQEVVRELLDKGLSGAKVLLLAGSSAGGTGVLLNVDRVAEQLQELGYPAIQVRGLADSGWFLDNKQYRRTGCIDTVTCAPTEAIRRGIRYWNGVVPERCRRQFKEGEEWNCFFGYKIYPTLRCPVFVVQWLFDEAQLTVDNVHLTGQPVQEGQWLYIQNVGRELRHTLQDVSASFAPACLSHEIILHSHWTDIQVKGTSLPRALHCWDRSLHKASEAPLKGCPVHLVDGCSWPHCNPSCPTIRDQFTGQEMSVAQFLLHLGFDVHTVAQQQGLEPSRLLGMLSSGS; encoded by the exons ATGGGCCGAGGGGTGcgcgtgctgctgctgctgggcctgctgcACTGGGCCGGGGGCGGCGAGGGCAGGAAGACCTGGCGGCGCCGCGGCCAGCAGCCGCCCCCGCAGCCGTCCCCGCAGCGGGCCGAGGCGGCGCCCGCGGCCGGACAGCCGGTGGAGAGCTTCCCGCTGGACTTCACGGCCGTGGAGGGCAACATGGACAGCTTCATGGCGCAGGTCAAGAGCCTGGCGCAGTCCCTGTACCCCTGCTCCGCGCAGCAGCTCAACGAGGAGCTGCGTCTGCACCTTCTGCTCAACACGTCGGTGACTTGCAACGACGGCAGCCCCGCCGG CTACTACCTGAAGGAATCCAAGGGCAGTCGGCGGTGGCTCCTCTTCCTGGAAG GCGGTTGGTACTGCTTCAACCGGGAGAACTGCGACTCCCGCTACACCACCATGCGGCGCCTCATGAGCTCCAGCGACTGGCCGCGCACCCGCACAG GCACAGGGATCCTGTCCTCCCAGCCAGAGGAAAACCCCCACTGGTGGAACGCCAACATGGT CTTTATCCCCTACTGCTCCAGTGACGTCTGGAGTGGGGCTTCACCCAAGTCTGACAAGA ATGGATACGCCTTCATGGGCGCCCTCATCGTCCAGGAGGTGGTGCGAGAGCTGCTGGACAAGGGGCTGAGTGGGGCCAAGGTGCTGCTGCTGGCAGGCAgcag CGCGGGGGGCACTGGGGTGCTGCTGAACGTGGACCGCGTGGCTGAGCAGCTGCAGGAGCTGGGCTACCCGGCCATCCAGGTGCGGGGCCTGGCCGACTCAGGCTGGTTCCTGGACAACAAGCAGTACCGCCGCACGGGGTGCATCGACACAGTCACCTGCGCGCCCACCGAGGCCATCCGCCGAGGCATCAG GTACTGGAACGGGGTGGTCCCGGAGCGCTGCCGGCGCCAGTTCAAGGAGGGCGAAGAGTGGAACTGCTTCTTTGGCTACAAGATCTACCCAACCCTGCGCT GCCCGGTGTTCGTGGTGCAGTGGCTGTTCGACGAGGCGCAGCTGACGGTGGACAACGTGCACCTCACGGGGCAGCCGGTGCAGGAGGGCCAGTGGCTGTACATCCAGAACGTGGGCCGGGAGCTGCGGCACACTCTCCAGGACGTGTC GGCCAGCTttgcccctgcctgcctctcccacgAGATCATCCTCCACAG CCACTGGACGGACATCCAGGTGAAGGGGACCTCGCTGCCGCGCGCCCTCCACTGCTGGGACAGAAGCCTGCACAAGGCCAGCGAGGCCCCTCTGAAGGGCTGCCCCGTCCACCTGGTGGACGGCTGCTCCTGGCCGCACTGCAACCCCTCTTGCCCCACCATCCGGGACCAGTTCACGGGGCAGGAGATGAGCGTGGCCCAGTTCCTCCTGCACCTGGGCTTCGACGTGCACACCGTGGCACAGCAGCAGGGCCTGGAGCCCAGCAGGCTGCTCGGGATGCTGAGCAGCGGGAGCTAg